DNA sequence from the Vicia villosa cultivar HV-30 ecotype Madison, WI linkage group LG3, Vvil1.0, whole genome shotgun sequence genome:
CCTAAAATATCAACATAAACCCAAAACCCCATTCCTACATACCAATCATCATATCCAAccttatagagctagaaccctacccttaccttagattggtGATTCTCTACTCTTTCAATGGGTTCCTGCTCTAGCCTCCTTGTGCCTCTTCACCTCTTTCACTTTCTCTGTTTTCATGTTCTCTAACTTTTCTATTTCCCAATTCTCTTTTCTCTCTGATTTTTAGTTAACCATTACTAACTTTAAATCACTAATGAGCTTAACAACCACACCCCGACTATTACTCATGCTAACACAATATAGGCCCAACTAACTATTTACTcaattattctattattattattattattattattattattattattattctccaACTTCAATAAAATATCATAACCTCTAATTAACACAAATTCACAAACAAATCATAGTTCTACCAAACAATtcacaatcaaataattaaattaaataaacggGCGTTAcaataagtgccaaattgtagttattttttaatatagtttatgacacttatcgtctctttttcctcaacttgtgCGTGAATTCACATGTTTTTGTTAGATTTGTACATATTGTGTATaatttgagtttttgattcatttatatactgtttgatagtttttatgtctttttgtaggtaatCATGTATGGTTGGAGCATTGAGTAGTAAaggccaaaggctaagcttcaagattgCAATGTTTAGCAAtttatcaaagaataaggctcaaaataaggatgataaaaatcatcaatttggttgccatTTAGTCATTTTTAGTTATAGCATTTAATaaactttccaacgcttcgaatcagacacaaatcggagttacggttctcaagttatggccgaaacaagaTTTCAAGTTGCAGCAGACCGCGCTTAACGGACTCTTTGTGCCGCTAAGCGAGATCTGCAATTTCCAGACTCGTTAAAAAGGGAAAAATTCACATTTTAAGGTTATGAGTTGGATATTTTTGAGTCCCAATACCATCGCCTTCATTCTTTTGATAGAAAAGCTAGAAAACAACATTGGAGCTTGCATATGGATGATCCAGACTCGAatttctcatcaatcggagctgacaacctgtgagatgtttgattcttctttattcttctctatgtatttctctatttattgggttttgtttgtaagcTTACTCTGAACCAATGTATATTTGTcgatcatggtgttgtataaagctTTCTTTACAAATCAATCTTGATgtcttccttgatctttttgcatttatgtttgggcttgtgttgttatagacatatacctcacaaatcttaattagggatggatatctattagtttctagattctagagatagatttagagctaatatTTACTGTgggtatcgaagcttaatgcttatGTGTTTAAGTTTCTAGCGAGAGATCATCGATGCGAGAATACATATGTTCTCACAACTTTGCGTTAGAGACAACCTGAGTTATGACCGTCTCGTTGGTGCTTCAGAGATGAACACTGATGTGAGAGATGCATGATGAGTTTGACGAGTATTTTAGGTTGAGTGCAACTGATCGATAGGTCTAAGTTTGTGACGAGTAGTTTAAATTCATGCCTGAtaagtttctcctctccaaaaaatgcatttattttctttttgatacatttttactTTAACCCATTCAAACCCAAATTCAAGAACGCGAGATTTGTCGAACGACAACTCAGTACCATTAATCCATGTGGAGACAATAAATTCTCGgaataatattttcaaatcttttgttgcttgccgctctacCGCTTCAACAATTAACGCTTCTGAATCTTTCAACATCAACAATGTTCTCCAAGCCTTCGTGTGTAGCAATCAACCCATTGTTCCTATTGATTCCTTGAGCGACGAATTATCCGAAGATTTGAGAAAAACTCTGTCTTGTCTGTAGCCTTTCACACAGCCACTACCAAAGCAATTCGGAGAAATGAACCTCTTTCTTCTCATTGAACGTCTTCTTCTTTTACGGTCTTGGAATATTGTGCGTTTGCTCTGATTTTCTTAACTTGTCATTTTTTAATGAAGTAATTCAAGTAACTTATATTTTACCATTTTTCTCTCAATTCATCATTTTATtaccttattttaaaaaattaaatatatgttacaAATTAGCTCAAAAGTTAATTTTagcaaatattataaatttaataaagtaGGATGTATGTTATAAAGAATTTGGACGAACCCTATTCAATATGACATGCTCCTCTCAATCAGAATGACTTTGGAATGCCTCCTTACAGGCTACatgttattttaaaaatgaacTTTATTTTTGCTTCTAGGAGTATTAAACAACTTTTGATGGATTGGAAATTGGGCAGCAACAGTAATGAAATTCTACTTATGCATACAAatttttaaatcaatagtaaaagTTTTATACAGTATCACAATTCACAACTCTATATATCTGATGAAATTTGGAATATATTCCCATGTTTCAAATAGCCAGCTATAACCTCTTGGAATTTAGTAATAActtgaaaaaatccaaaaaaaatcaattccaaaaatctaAGAActgaataaaataacataatactATCAACTTTTTATCAGTTCAGAACATAGTATCACTGATGCTTGATAATGACTATTCCAACCTCAGATGTTTGCTTTGTCTAATCATCTAATAGTACTAAATTAACACTTACACATAGATATTAAAAGGTAATTACATGTGTTGTTGCCACAAGGAGTGGCAAAACTAGTTCGATTCAGTGgacatatttttgttttatggaCATTTTTTCACAAGATAATTAAAGTTATAGATTCATATCCTCTAATATTTCTGTCCCGTCCGTCTCATTTTTTTGCCGGTGTAAAAATTAACATacatttttgtaattttaatgCTAAGAAGGTATAAGCTCGCGTCTTACACAATGTCTACTCTACCCTGCCATCGAGCCAAAATTTTAAACTCGCGCCTTACCCAATATCTGCTCCGCccaatattttttcaagcttttGCGAGACATGATAAGAGGACCGGAATGTCTGATTGCCAATTGTCTAACATAAATGGATATTATATGTAATTATATATTGTTTTAGTACAttgaacatatttttaattttaagtgCATGCACTTAAGTTTTAACGTATAGTCTTATGAAGCTAATCAAGGTGAGTAACTTAAGTTGTAAAATATGAtgagaaaagggaaagaagaattGAAATCTGGAACCTGATTCATTGGAAATTGATTCTCTCATCTTGGCATGTAGTTGTACCTTTGTCCTTCTTCATTTTGTGGTTCCAATGTCGAAAAGGTCCACAATGTTTTTCAACTTTTAGCTATAGAGATTCTCTTATTAGCTACAACCCACTATCCTCAACCAATTTATAAACACAACAATCATCACAACATTTTTCATACTCAAcaagttatatatattttttatattctcCTTCTTGCTTAGATCATTGAATTATCAATGTCTTCAAGTTGGACACCAAAACAAAACAAGTTGTTCGAAAAAGCACTTGCGAAATTCGACAAAGATACCCCGGATCGTTGGCAAAATGTAGCGAAAGCGGTTGGTGGTAAATCAGTTGAGGAAGTTAAGAGACACTATGAGATACTCTTGGAGGATCTCAAACACATTGAGTCTGGTCATGTTCCTATTCCAAATTACAAATCCACGTGAACCATGAACAATGTTGATGAAAAAAATATATCCTAAGGTAACGGTTTTATTCATTTTGTCACTATTTTATGTTCATGTTTTTATTTACTTTgatgataattaattatttacaCACTCATGATTTCATTTTTGCTTATGTTATATGATTTTTGTTAGGCTTCTGAGGTATCTAAAGCTGAATGGATTTGAAGCAATGCAATGCATGTGTCCTCCATATGTTTCCACATCCACCATTGTAATTTTGATTATTTTCTTAATAAACTATTTCATTGTGCAAGAAAAAGTTTCTAGTTAAGTGTTTTCAATAACTCTTTTGGTTGTCATGGCAAATCTGAAATCATGCAAAAATTGTCACTTTTAATTCTTCTAATTATGACATGCATGTGTAGAATTTAAACCTTACGCACTACGCCGTAcaagggc
Encoded proteins:
- the LOC131654948 gene encoding protein RADIALIS-like 6, which translates into the protein MSSSWTPKQNKLFEKALAKFDKDTPDRWQNVAKAVGGKSVEEVKRHYEILLEDLKHIESGHVPIPNYKST